One Peribacillus simplex NBRC 15720 = DSM 1321 genomic region harbors:
- a CDS encoding GNAT family N-acetyltransferase produces MSQIFREVREEDVDKFLHLTLDAYASIRELDIHFSAATATREEAIKHISENKVYVLEENGTFISTVSIRLPWGPNPGPLVLPHIGWFATNPAYKRQGIGKKVLSWLEEEILKKQLRAPAVTLGTADNHPWLKEMYEKSGFEEIGQKDLGKGHLTIYLRKILQPEQYQAWTEKYNQTI; encoded by the coding sequence ATGAGTCAAATATTTCGTGAAGTACGTGAAGAAGATGTGGATAAATTCCTTCATTTAACATTGGATGCTTATGCGAGTATAAGAGAGTTGGATATTCACTTCTCTGCGGCAACGGCCACGAGAGAGGAAGCAATTAAGCACATATCCGAAAATAAGGTATATGTTCTGGAGGAAAATGGGACATTTATTTCCACCGTATCGATTCGGTTACCGTGGGGCCCCAATCCTGGCCCGCTCGTATTGCCGCACATAGGCTGGTTCGCTACTAACCCTGCATACAAGCGTCAAGGCATAGGGAAAAAGGTTCTGTCATGGCTCGAAGAAGAAATTTTGAAGAAGCAGCTGAGAGCCCCCGCGGTTACACTCGGAACCGCGGATAATCATCCATGGCTAAAAGAAATGTACGAAAAAAGTGGATTTGAAGAGATAGGTCAAAAAGATTTAGGCAAAGGTCATCTCACGATATATTTGAGGAAAATCTTGCAACCGGAACAATATCAAGCTTGGACTGAAAAATATAATCAAACTATTTAA
- a CDS encoding amino acid ABC transporter permease has product MNFDLQYMLEISLQIAKFIPITLVLAIISMVLAIIIGLVVALIRNSNIFGITHLAGLYISLFRGMPTLVQLFIIYYGLPQLFPSLSTMEAITAAIIGFSLKESSYLAEIFRAGLNSVDKGQMEAGLATGMKRVQIYSRIILPQAALNALPATGNTFISLIKETSLAFTLGITELFAEGKMIASANMRFFETYLVVGLIYWLLVILYSWIQKYLEIWLSKPLRR; this is encoded by the coding sequence ATGAATTTTGATTTACAATATATGTTGGAAATTTCCCTACAAATCGCAAAATTTATTCCAATCACTCTGGTTTTAGCCATCATATCGATGGTTTTAGCCATTATTATCGGACTTGTAGTAGCCTTAATAAGAAATAGTAATATTTTTGGAATCACCCATTTGGCAGGCTTATATATCTCTTTATTTCGAGGAATGCCAACATTGGTACAATTATTCATCATTTACTACGGTTTACCACAGTTATTCCCGTCGTTGTCAACGATGGAAGCAATCACGGCGGCGATCATTGGATTTAGTTTGAAAGAATCCTCTTATTTAGCAGAAATTTTCCGAGCTGGATTGAATTCCGTGGACAAAGGTCAGATGGAAGCTGGCCTTGCAACTGGCATGAAAAGAGTGCAGATTTACTCGCGAATCATTTTACCACAAGCTGCTTTAAATGCATTGCCAGCAACAGGGAATACGTTTATATCTTTGATTAAAGAAACGTCCCTTGCCTTTACATTAGGAATTACGGAACTATTTGCAGAGGGGAAAATGATTGCATCCGCTAACATGCGCTTTTTCGAGACGTATTTGGTGGTTGGCTTGATTTACTGGCTATTGGTTATTCTTTATTCTTGGATACAAAAATATCTGGAGATTTGGCTCAGCAAACCACTTAGAAGGTGA
- a CDS encoding glutamate synthase subunit beta — translation MGKATGFMDYPREKPKDRNPLTRLSDWREYTAPFSDEKLSTQGARCMDCATPFCHMGMELNRVTTGCPIHNLIPEWNDLVYRGRWKEALDRLSKTNNFPEFTGRVCPAPCEGSCTVAISDPAVTIKNIERTIIDKGFENGWITPRIPESRTGKKIAIIGSGPAGLASADQLNQAGHSVTVYERSDRAGGLLTYGIPNMKLEKDVVARRIKLLTQEGIDFITNTEVGKDISAEELQDQYDAVILCTGAQKQRDLKIEGREATGIHLAMDYLTTSTKSLLDSNFEDGKFLDTKGKDVIVIGGGDTGADCVATALRQECKSVVQFGKHPILPTARTSDNMWPAYPNVFSLDYAYEEAEAKFGADPRQYSIQTKKIVADENGNVKELHTISMEKIKGDDGMYIFREVPGTEKVWPAQFVFIAIGFEGTEMPLLTQFGVETVNQKIDAVYGEYRTNVEGVFAAGDARRGQSLIVWAINEGREVAREVDRYLMGATVLP, via the coding sequence ATGGGAAAAGCAACAGGATTTATGGATTATCCGCGAGAAAAACCAAAAGACCGGAATCCTCTCACTCGTTTAAGCGACTGGAGAGAATATACAGCTCCTTTCTCTGATGAAAAGTTAAGTACACAGGGAGCGCGGTGTATGGACTGCGCCACCCCTTTCTGCCATATGGGCATGGAATTGAACCGGGTAACGACAGGCTGTCCGATTCATAATCTGATCCCGGAGTGGAATGATTTGGTATACCGCGGCAGATGGAAAGAAGCATTGGACCGTTTATCGAAAACGAATAATTTCCCTGAATTCACCGGGCGCGTCTGCCCGGCCCCTTGTGAAGGGTCTTGTACGGTGGCGATAAGCGATCCTGCCGTTACCATCAAGAACATTGAACGGACCATCATCGATAAAGGATTTGAAAATGGCTGGATCACGCCTCGCATCCCTGAAAGCAGGACCGGCAAGAAAATTGCCATCATCGGTTCAGGCCCGGCAGGATTGGCGAGTGCCGACCAGTTGAATCAAGCAGGTCATTCGGTCACGGTTTATGAGCGCTCAGACCGTGCAGGCGGGCTGTTGACATACGGCATCCCGAACATGAAACTTGAAAAAGATGTCGTTGCACGCCGAATCAAATTATTGACCCAGGAAGGCATCGACTTCATTACCAATACAGAAGTAGGCAAAGATATTTCAGCTGAAGAACTGCAAGATCAATATGATGCAGTCATCCTTTGCACAGGTGCCCAAAAGCAGCGTGACCTGAAAATTGAAGGACGTGAAGCAACAGGCATTCACCTTGCAATGGATTACTTGACGACTTCGACTAAAAGCCTGTTGGACTCCAATTTTGAAGACGGCAAGTTTTTAGACACTAAGGGGAAGGACGTCATCGTCATCGGCGGCGGGGATACAGGAGCTGACTGTGTCGCGACTGCCCTTCGCCAGGAATGTAAGAGCGTCGTACAATTCGGGAAGCATCCAATCCTTCCGACGGCCCGTACATCCGATAATATGTGGCCAGCCTACCCGAATGTTTTTTCCCTTGATTATGCGTATGAAGAAGCGGAAGCGAAATTCGGTGCAGATCCGCGTCAATATTCAATCCAAACAAAAAAAATCGTAGCCGATGAAAATGGCAACGTTAAAGAACTGCACACAATCTCAATGGAAAAAATCAAAGGCGATGACGGAATGTACATTTTCAGGGAAGTTCCAGGAACTGAAAAAGTATGGCCTGCACAATTCGTTTTCATCGCAATCGGATTTGAAGGAACGGAAATGCCGCTATTAACTCAATTTGGCGTAGAAACAGTCAATCAAAAAATTGATGCCGTTTATGGCGAGTACAGAACGAATGTCGAAGGAGTTTTCGCTGCCGGAGATGCAAGGAGAGGGCAAAGCCTCATCGTTTGGGCAATCAATGAAGGCCGTGAAGTAGCGCGGGAAGTTGACCGCTACTTGATGGGCGCAACGGTATTGCCTTAA
- a CDS encoding amino acid ABC transporter ATP-binding protein → MIKVRNLTKYFDDKQVLNDINLDIRTGEVVAIIGPSGSGKSTLLRCLNLLEKPNSGTIEIKDVKLDTQKYKERDAYQLRQQTAMVFQHYNLFKNKTALKNVIEALLVSKKMKKEEAIQIGVDLLKRVGLEKQANQYPATLSGGQQQRVSIARALAVKPHAILFDEPTSALDPELVNEVLQVIRELAKEDTTMVIVTHEMQFAKEVADHVIFMADGHIIEQGTPEQVIEHSLNPRTQRFLRQMGDETDGSARQIRK, encoded by the coding sequence ATGATAAAAGTAAGAAACTTAACCAAATATTTTGATGATAAACAAGTATTGAACGATATTAACTTGGATATAAGAACCGGGGAAGTTGTCGCCATTATTGGGCCATCCGGTTCTGGAAAATCAACGTTATTACGCTGTCTGAACTTGTTGGAAAAGCCCAACAGCGGCACCATCGAAATCAAGGATGTAAAATTGGATACCCAAAAATATAAAGAGAGAGACGCGTACCAATTAAGACAGCAAACAGCGATGGTATTCCAACACTATAACCTTTTTAAAAATAAAACAGCTTTAAAGAACGTGATTGAAGCATTGCTTGTCAGCAAAAAGATGAAAAAAGAGGAAGCCATTCAAATCGGCGTGGATTTATTGAAACGGGTTGGCTTAGAAAAACAAGCCAACCAATACCCCGCTACCTTATCTGGTGGACAACAGCAGCGTGTTAGCATCGCTAGAGCATTAGCTGTAAAACCACATGCCATTCTATTTGATGAGCCTACCTCCGCTCTAGATCCCGAATTGGTTAATGAGGTTTTACAAGTAATACGGGAGTTAGCGAAAGAGGATACCACAATGGTGATCGTGACGCACGAAATGCAATTTGCGAAGGAAGTTGCTGACCATGTCATATTCATGGCAGATGGACATATTATCGAACAAGGCACCCCAGAACAAGTTATTGAGCATTCCCTTAATCCGCGAACCCAGCGTTTTTTACGGCAAATGGGAGATGAAACGGACGGATCTGCCAGGCAAATAAGGAAGTGA
- a CDS encoding amino acid ABC transporter substrate-binding protein: MKKILSLGLSLLFILVLAACGNSKQEDTAKDSEQKTIKVGSTGQSYPNGYQEDGKLTGFDVELTERIAKDLGYKVEWVTSDFSGIMGQLGSGKLDTVANAVAITTERQEQFNFTEPYSYYGAQIVSSTKNNDIKSLDDLKGKTVSGVLGSNNVANLEKYDKNGDIKIRTYETRDGAMQDAINNRVDGYINSRPILVAEIKKNDLPLKLVGDPVAYENVGYPFPKTEKGKKLNEEFTTEIKKLKEDGTLAKLSNKYFGEDITTNSGE, encoded by the coding sequence ATGAAAAAAATACTTTCCCTTGGACTCTCTTTACTTTTCATATTAGTACTTGCAGCATGTGGCAATTCAAAACAAGAGGATACGGCTAAAGATTCCGAACAAAAAACAATCAAAGTGGGGTCAACTGGCCAAAGCTACCCAAATGGTTATCAAGAGGATGGTAAATTAACAGGTTTTGACGTAGAACTTACAGAACGCATCGCTAAGGATTTAGGATACAAGGTAGAGTGGGTCACTTCTGATTTCAGTGGGATAATGGGGCAATTGGGATCAGGTAAATTGGACACCGTTGCGAATGCCGTTGCCATTACAACAGAACGACAAGAGCAATTTAATTTTACAGAGCCATATAGTTATTATGGTGCACAAATTGTATCAAGCACAAAAAACAATGATATTAAAAGTTTGGATGATCTTAAAGGCAAAACCGTTTCCGGTGTGTTGGGGTCTAATAACGTTGCAAACCTAGAAAAATATGATAAAAACGGCGATATCAAAATACGAACCTATGAAACTCGGGATGGCGCAATGCAAGATGCCATTAACAACCGTGTAGATGGATATATCAATTCCCGCCCAATCCTAGTTGCAGAAATAAAGAAAAATGATCTTCCGTTAAAACTAGTCGGTGATCCAGTGGCCTATGAAAATGTAGGATATCCATTTCCCAAAACAGAAAAAGGTAAAAAATTAAATGAAGAATTCACGACAGAAATAAAAAAACTTAAAGAAGATGGTACATTAGCGAAGCTTTCCAATAAATATTTTGGTGAAGATATCACCACGAATTCCGGCGAATAA
- the gltB gene encoding glutamate synthase large subunit — translation MTYNQIPKAQGLYHPEFEHDACGIGLYAHLKGLATHDIVKQGLNMLCQLDHRGGQGSDPLTGDGAGLMVQIPDEYFRLACPEMNLPAKGRYGVGMLFFSNNDDERNEIEARLNAFIEQEGQTLLGWRTVPVDATKIGEVGKETCPTIRQVFIGASDEMTDDLAFERKLFIIRKQAENWARERGNRFYFASLSSATIVYKGLLTPEQVDAFYLDLQQESFVSAFALVHSRFSTNTFPSWERAHPNRYLIHNGEINTLRGNVNWMKAREQQFVSEAFGDDLKKVLPILDIDGSDSSILDNALEFFVLAGRKPAHAAMMLIPEPWTENPHMTKEKKAFYEYHSMLMEPWDGPTAISFTNGKQIGAILDRNGLRPARYYVTKDDYIIFSSEVGVIDVEPENVLYKDRLSPGRMLLIDLEEGRIVSDEEIKSEMAQENPYQQWLDEQLVQLSDEEPVLEGEPLSDLLFRQKAFGYTYEDVQKYLLPVINEGKDPLGSMGNDIPLAVLSDRPQSLFNYFKQSFAQVTNPPIDSLREQIVTSTMTFLGAEGDLLKPDETNSRRIQLDSPVLTPGQMQQLKENAYPEFRSKVIHTLFSEDLESELNRICREAEQAIADGVSLLILSDKDMSKEKAAIPSLLAASALHQELIRHGNRTKVSIIVESGETREVHHYASLIGYGVDAIYPYLAYETYKQAVLEGSLAISYEETVRKYVRSLTEGIVKVMSKMGISTIQSYRGAQIFEAVGIGAEVIERYFSGTASQLSGIDLVTIADEALIRHRKAAADSLDQTLESGSDFQWRKTGEHHAFNPKTIHTLQWACRKGDYNLFKQYSNLANEERLGFLRNLFSFDQKRQSISIDEVESVESIVSRFKTGAMSFGSLSQEAHETLAIAMNRLGGKSNSGEGGEHPSRYQLDENGDDRRSGIKQIASGRFGVKSHYLVNADELQIKMAQGAKPGEGGQLPGNKVYPWVAEVRGSTPGVGLISPPPHHDIYSIEDLAQLIHDLKNANRDARISVKLVSKAGVGTIAAGVAKGAADVIVISGYDGGTGASPKTSIKHTGLPWELGLAEAHQTLMLNGLRSRVVLETDGKLMTGRDVVMAAILGAEEFGFATAPLVVLGCVMMRACHLDTCPVGVATQNPELRSKFTGDPDHVVNFMRFIAEEVRETMAELGFRTLEEMVGRTDVLQVSERAQNHWKAKHLDLTTLLFQPEGIRTYQLPQNHKIEESLDIREILPVVEPALNDQTQVDVSFPITNVNRVVGTIVGSEVSKRYGEEGLPEDTITLRFTGSAGQSFGAFIPKGMSMYLTGDVNDYVGKGLSGGKIIVTAPAGNQIEAGDNVIAGNIALYGATSGEAYINGRAGERFAVRNSGVNVVVEGIGDHGCEYMTGGRVVILGDVGKNFAAGMSGGIAYVLADDAEEFKALCNGEMIEFETLENMDDANEVKEMLYSHLHYTESAKASYVLENWEDFAKKFVKVIPKDYKRMMKSINEQKRAGLTDEEAIMSAFQANAVQDKKITKQAVMQ, via the coding sequence ATGACATACAATCAAATACCAAAAGCACAAGGGCTCTACCATCCTGAATTTGAACATGATGCATGTGGGATCGGTTTATACGCTCATTTAAAAGGGCTTGCTACACATGACATCGTCAAACAAGGACTGAATATGCTGTGCCAATTAGATCATCGCGGCGGACAGGGCAGCGATCCCCTTACAGGAGATGGCGCAGGATTAATGGTGCAGATTCCTGATGAATATTTCAGGCTGGCATGCCCGGAAATGAACTTGCCGGCAAAAGGACGCTATGGTGTAGGCATGCTCTTTTTCTCTAACAATGATGATGAACGGAATGAAATTGAAGCTCGTTTGAATGCATTTATCGAACAAGAGGGCCAAACGCTATTAGGCTGGAGAACGGTTCCTGTTGATGCAACGAAAATCGGGGAGGTCGGCAAGGAGACATGTCCGACGATCCGCCAAGTATTCATCGGGGCCAGCGATGAGATGACCGATGATTTAGCTTTTGAGCGTAAATTGTTCATTATCAGAAAACAAGCTGAAAACTGGGCTCGTGAACGCGGCAATCGTTTTTATTTTGCCAGCCTTTCAAGTGCTACGATCGTATACAAAGGATTGTTGACGCCAGAGCAGGTGGATGCTTTTTATCTTGACCTTCAACAGGAGTCTTTCGTTTCGGCTTTCGCTTTAGTGCATTCCCGCTTCAGCACGAATACTTTTCCTAGTTGGGAACGGGCACATCCTAACCGTTACCTGATCCATAATGGCGAAATCAATACGCTTAGAGGTAATGTGAATTGGATGAAAGCTCGTGAGCAGCAGTTTGTTTCTGAAGCATTCGGGGATGACCTGAAAAAAGTCCTGCCTATTCTGGATATAGACGGCAGTGATTCCTCGATTCTTGATAATGCACTTGAATTCTTCGTGCTTGCCGGGCGTAAACCGGCACATGCGGCGATGATGCTCATTCCTGAACCATGGACGGAAAATCCGCATATGACGAAGGAAAAGAAGGCATTTTACGAATATCATAGCATGCTCATGGAGCCATGGGATGGTCCGACGGCCATATCCTTTACGAATGGCAAGCAAATCGGTGCCATCCTGGATCGAAATGGTTTGAGGCCGGCAAGGTATTATGTGACAAAAGATGATTACATCATTTTCTCCTCTGAAGTCGGCGTGATCGATGTGGAGCCGGAGAATGTATTATATAAAGATCGTTTAAGCCCAGGCAGAATGCTTTTAATAGATTTAGAGGAAGGCCGTATTGTTTCCGATGAAGAGATCAAGTCGGAAATGGCTCAGGAAAATCCTTACCAGCAATGGCTGGACGAACAGCTTGTTCAATTAAGTGACGAAGAACCTGTGCTCGAAGGGGAGCCATTGAGTGATTTGTTATTCAGGCAAAAAGCGTTCGGATACACGTATGAAGATGTCCAAAAATATTTACTGCCGGTCATTAATGAAGGCAAAGATCCACTGGGCAGCATGGGGAATGACATTCCGTTAGCGGTCTTATCAGATCGCCCGCAATCGCTTTTCAATTATTTCAAGCAATCCTTTGCACAGGTAACCAATCCGCCAATCGATTCGCTTCGTGAACAGATCGTCACGTCAACGATGACATTTCTGGGTGCGGAAGGAGATTTGCTGAAACCGGATGAAACGAATAGCCGCCGCATTCAATTGGATTCACCTGTTTTGACGCCAGGTCAAATGCAGCAGTTGAAAGAAAATGCCTATCCTGAATTCAGGAGCAAAGTCATTCACACTTTATTTTCAGAAGATTTAGAGAGCGAACTCAATCGCATCTGCCGTGAAGCGGAACAAGCGATCGCTGATGGTGTCAGCCTTTTGATTTTATCTGACAAGGATATGAGCAAAGAAAAAGCTGCGATTCCTTCCCTGCTGGCTGCGAGCGCCCTTCATCAAGAGCTAATCCGTCATGGGAACCGTACGAAAGTGAGCATTATCGTTGAATCGGGGGAAACAAGGGAAGTCCATCATTATGCGTCCCTAATCGGGTATGGAGTGGATGCGATTTACCCGTACCTTGCTTATGAAACATATAAGCAGGCGGTATTGGAAGGCAGTTTGGCCATCAGCTACGAAGAAACGGTAAGGAAATATGTACGCTCGTTGACAGAAGGCATCGTAAAAGTGATGTCGAAAATGGGGATTTCAACGATTCAAAGTTATCGCGGCGCACAAATTTTCGAAGCGGTCGGAATCGGTGCTGAAGTGATCGAGCGCTATTTCAGCGGTACGGCATCGCAGCTTAGTGGGATCGATTTGGTAACGATCGCAGATGAAGCGTTGATTCGCCATAGGAAAGCTGCAGCCGATTCCCTTGACCAAACTCTTGAAAGCGGAAGTGATTTTCAATGGAGAAAAACAGGGGAACATCATGCTTTCAATCCTAAAACGATCCATACACTGCAATGGGCCTGCCGGAAAGGCGATTATAATTTATTTAAGCAATATTCAAACTTGGCGAATGAAGAGAGACTCGGGTTTTTACGGAATTTATTCTCGTTCGATCAAAAACGCCAAAGCATTTCCATAGATGAAGTGGAATCCGTGGAATCCATCGTCAGCCGATTCAAAACGGGTGCGATGTCATTCGGTTCATTGAGTCAGGAAGCACATGAAACATTAGCGATTGCGATGAACCGTTTAGGCGGAAAAAGCAATAGCGGTGAAGGCGGGGAGCATCCTAGCCGTTACCAACTGGATGAAAACGGCGATGACCGCCGCAGCGGAATTAAACAAATTGCGTCCGGTCGTTTTGGAGTGAAAAGCCATTACCTTGTTAATGCCGATGAACTTCAAATCAAAATGGCGCAAGGTGCAAAGCCGGGTGAAGGCGGCCAGCTGCCTGGAAACAAAGTATATCCTTGGGTCGCAGAGGTCCGTGGTTCCACACCAGGTGTCGGCCTGATTTCACCGCCTCCGCATCATGATATCTATTCGATTGAAGATCTGGCACAGCTGATCCATGATTTGAAAAATGCGAACCGTGATGCCAGGATCAGCGTCAAGCTTGTGTCAAAAGCAGGCGTAGGCACAATTGCGGCCGGTGTGGCCAAAGGAGCCGCAGATGTCATTGTTATCAGCGGGTATGATGGCGGTACGGGTGCATCACCAAAAACGAGTATCAAACATACAGGTCTTCCTTGGGAGCTGGGCCTTGCCGAAGCACATCAAACATTGATGCTGAATGGCCTGCGCAGCCGTGTAGTCCTTGAAACGGATGGAAAGTTAATGACGGGACGCGATGTGGTCATGGCAGCTATCCTTGGAGCGGAAGAATTCGGCTTTGCTACAGCACCGCTTGTGGTCCTTGGCTGTGTCATGATGCGTGCTTGCCATTTGGATACATGTCCAGTCGGGGTAGCTACTCAAAACCCTGAGCTTCGCAGCAAATTCACTGGAGACCCTGATCATGTCGTGAATTTCATGCGCTTCATCGCTGAGGAAGTGCGGGAAACGATGGCTGAGCTTGGTTTTAGAACACTGGAAGAAATGGTCGGCCGCACTGATGTTTTACAAGTGAGCGAGCGGGCACAAAACCATTGGAAAGCGAAGCATCTGGACTTGACGACACTTCTTTTCCAACCGGAGGGGATACGTACGTATCAACTTCCTCAAAACCATAAAATTGAAGAATCCTTGGATATACGTGAGATTTTACCAGTTGTGGAGCCTGCTTTAAATGATCAAACCCAGGTGGATGTCAGCTTCCCGATTACAAACGTGAACCGTGTGGTCGGAACGATTGTCGGCAGTGAAGTATCCAAACGCTATGGGGAAGAGGGGTTGCCTGAAGATACGATCACACTTCGTTTTACGGGATCGGCGGGCCAGAGCTTCGGTGCGTTCATTCCAAAAGGGATGTCGATGTATTTGACAGGTGATGTCAATGACTATGTTGGGAAAGGCTTATCTGGCGGAAAGATCATTGTCACGGCACCTGCTGGCAATCAGATTGAGGCTGGGGACAATGTAATTGCCGGAAATATCGCCTTATACGGTGCAACAAGCGGCGAGGCCTACATTAATGGCCGTGCGGGAGAACGATTCGCAGTACGGAACAGTGGAGTCAATGTCGTCGTTGAAGGAATTGGAGATCATGGCTGTGAGTATATGACAGGCGGACGCGTGGTCATCCTGGGCGACGTCGGCAAAAACTTTGCGGCAGGCATGTCAGGCGGCATCGCTTATGTACTTGCTGATGATGCAGAAGAATTCAAGGCATTATGCAATGGCGAAATGATAGAATTCGAGACGCTTGAGAATATGGATGATGCAAACGAGGTAAAAGAAATGCTTTACAGCCACCTTCATTATACAGAGAGTGCCAAAGCATCGTATGTACTGGAGAACTGGGAGGATTTCGCTAAAAAATTCGTAAAAGTCATTCCGAAAGATTACAAACGGATGATGAAAAGCATCAATGAGCAGAAGCGTGCAGGACTAACGGATGAAGAAGCAATCATGAGTGCGTTTCAAGCAAATGCCGTTCAAGATAAAAAAATCACTAAACAAGCTGTGATGCAGTAA
- a CDS encoding MmgE/PrpD family protein, which yields MNTERLSEMIYHSTPLVNEVVLQAAIEGLLDYLAVSYQTKSEKEITILKQIILEEGGNGTSYLIGSHIHATRSQAALFNGFQAHLLDYDDVHSDVRGHPSAVILSALLAVGEPEMSGKRFLAAYVVGVEIMARFGEAMNPYHYTKGWHNTATLGVIAAAGAVAYLREYSPRLIAETMSLAATQSAGLRLQFGTVVKPLHVGIAAKNAVDSADWIRMGLHSNPDFLNDKNGFFEVYAENRVPDLTVNWGKTWRIVTPGLWFKQYPFCSAAAHGADAAVFLHKTYDLSEDDIESVSVCFPPNGDSALIHHNPSTGEEGRFSIEYIVWLALTGKPLTFASFESKPIPHSWRESFQKVNRETDATIKPSKAALPVGRFTIVTVTTTNGDVLSKRIDTPKGSPGNPLTKSQLKEKLHKAVGDEVETEKIIAAVHALNHTSLGVLQEADYRN from the coding sequence ATGAACACGGAAAGGTTATCTGAAATGATTTATCATTCCACTCCGTTGGTAAATGAAGTAGTATTACAGGCTGCAATCGAAGGACTTCTTGATTATCTTGCTGTTTCCTATCAAACAAAATCCGAAAAGGAAATTACGATTTTAAAGCAAATCATTTTGGAAGAAGGCGGAAATGGGACGAGTTACTTGATTGGAAGTCACATACATGCAACAAGATCCCAAGCAGCACTCTTCAATGGCTTTCAAGCCCATTTACTAGATTATGATGATGTACATTCAGATGTACGAGGTCATCCAAGCGCAGTCATCTTGTCTGCTTTATTAGCAGTTGGAGAACCTGAAATGTCCGGGAAACGCTTTTTAGCTGCCTATGTGGTTGGTGTGGAGATCATGGCTCGGTTTGGAGAGGCTATGAATCCCTATCATTATACAAAAGGTTGGCATAATACAGCTACACTTGGCGTAATAGCTGCAGCTGGTGCGGTTGCCTATTTACGGGAATACTCACCACGCTTAATAGCTGAAACCATGAGTCTTGCCGCTACCCAATCGGCGGGTTTACGACTCCAATTTGGTACTGTGGTAAAGCCGCTCCATGTAGGGATTGCTGCTAAAAACGCTGTGGACTCCGCCGATTGGATTCGGATGGGTTTACATAGCAACCCCGACTTTTTGAACGATAAGAATGGTTTCTTTGAGGTATATGCAGAAAATAGAGTTCCAGATTTGACGGTGAACTGGGGAAAGACATGGCGGATAGTAACACCAGGATTATGGTTTAAACAGTACCCTTTTTGTTCTGCTGCGGCACATGGCGCTGATGCAGCTGTCTTTTTACATAAGACGTATGATTTGTCGGAAGATGATATTGAGTCGGTGAGTGTTTGCTTTCCTCCAAATGGTGATTCCGCTTTGATCCACCATAACCCATCGACTGGTGAAGAAGGAAGATTTTCGATTGAGTATATTGTATGGCTCGCACTAACAGGCAAACCCCTGACCTTTGCTTCTTTTGAATCGAAACCTATTCCCCATTCATGGAGAGAATCCTTTCAAAAAGTAAATAGAGAGACGGATGCAACGATCAAGCCTTCCAAAGCAGCACTCCCAGTGGGACGATTTACAATTGTGACCGTGACCACAACGAATGGGGATGTACTTTCGAAACGAATCGATACACCTAAAGGAAGTCCTGGAAATCCATTAACAAAATCCCAGCTAAAAGAAAAATTGCATAAAGCCGTAGGAGATGAAGTAGAGACAGAAAAAATAATAGCAGCTGTCCATGCACTGAATCACACATCCCTTGGTGTTCTTCAAGAAGCTGACTATAGAAACTAG